A single genomic interval of Acidobacteriota bacterium harbors:
- a CDS encoding PD-(D/E)XK nuclease family protein, translating to MEPTPHDPPPQDTAEPTSAAAFEKGAAGPQLLETLSPSRASDFKQCPQLFKFKSIDRIESPPTIYQARGTTAHLALQRLFDLPGPDREPQKLYDLFREAWVELRKDDYPDLFDNVDDERAWGIDSLNVLANYFSVEDPRTLEPLDRELDMREDLGGIVIRGILDRMEETENGLVITDYKTGKAPPKRFSAEAFFGLTIYALLIRHRTGRTPDRLKLIYLTGPTVYEIPIDDEQLDDMEIQLRELWTTINSAIETGDFPTKISRLCDWCSYQNICPAFATADPAQSDAETQTEPQPA from the coding sequence ATGGAACCAACACCTCACGATCCGCCGCCGCAAGACACCGCCGAACCGACTTCCGCCGCCGCTTTCGAAAAAGGGGCCGCCGGGCCGCAACTCCTTGAGACGTTGTCGCCGAGCCGGGCGAGTGATTTCAAGCAGTGCCCGCAACTGTTCAAGTTCAAGTCGATCGACCGCATCGAGTCGCCGCCGACCATCTATCAGGCGAGGGGCACTACAGCCCACCTCGCCTTGCAGCGGCTTTTCGACCTCCCTGGTCCCGATCGAGAACCGCAGAAGTTGTACGACCTCTTCCGCGAGGCATGGGTCGAACTGAGAAAGGACGACTACCCCGACCTGTTTGACAATGTTGATGACGAACGTGCCTGGGGCATCGACAGTCTCAATGTGCTTGCCAACTATTTCTCGGTAGAAGATCCGCGTACGTTGGAGCCTCTCGACCGCGAACTCGATATGCGTGAGGACCTCGGCGGCATCGTGATCCGCGGCATCCTCGACCGGATGGAAGAGACGGAGAACGGTCTCGTCATTACCGACTACAAAACCGGCAAGGCACCGCCAAAGCGTTTTTCGGCCGAGGCATTTTTTGGACTCACGATCTATGCGTTGCTGATTCGCCACCGCACCGGTCGCACACCCGACCGGCTCAAGCTGATCTACCTCACCGGCCCGACGGTGTATGAGATCCCGATCGACGATGAGCAGCTCGACGACATGGAGATCCAACTCCGTGAGCTGTGGACCACTATCAACAGCGCCATCGAGACAGGCGACTTCCCCACCAAGATTTCGCGTCTGTGCGACTGGTGCTCATATCAGAACATCTGTCCAGCCTTCGCAACCGCCGATCCAGCCCAGTCAGACGCAGAGACGCAGACGGAACCCCAACCGGCCTGA
- a CDS encoding ATP-dependent helicase, with amino-acid sequence MTFVPSAEQAAIIDAPLAPLRVSAGAGTGKTTTIVERLVHAIDDGLAPERTLGLTFSNKAAEELAERLRTRLPGLAAEGREVEVTTYHGFAFSILREFGALVGVERDARIIGAGFTLTLYNEAVKSGTYAELDLTAPQQRVREAATLGRQLSGNLVHPSRVPFVDDEIGRKRRELAGVVERYQDLKSAANVLDYGDLIGKAHELVTTYPEVAQSIRTRYDTALLDEYQDTDPAQRMLLQAIFGEGFPITAVGDIDQTIYEWRGASLENFNGFPIHFRQASGSPALTLPLTLNRRSGQLILDVANAIRGKLHDANFEPLIATDNAAQAIVETRRFVSLNAEATWIADEIHRLSLEEGIAWREIAILVRKNKSIGLIRQALEDHGIPVDVASLGGLLDIPIISDLYAWLRFLAHPDDSPAVVRVLLGSRFRLGLGDLAPLVRWTRQERTKPTHQDSTSSLIEAIEALQDIPGLDAEARTRLEEFRTMYRKAIVSAQHESLATLCRNILDFTSIWSEIDALPRAAALSARLNLYRFLDLAGDWSPLTGRPSLETFVAYLEILSDESAAEELDTARPSQEDAVRLLTVHRAKGLEWDTVFLPSLDEGVFPTKSVRYDNPLKSAQSLPFELRLDPETFPVLTGVEKDDIVLLRAIHAAQEWRTAYVAATRAKRRLYATGSHWHTGVRSKKPSDLYDTIAQVAGVFALPDTEADDRPDRLTLSDHTPTPDPHFPSGWKQALKAAADGHSQRPTDAALTEAYDAAVKQLGLHLDGLPDPPDDETATRSAELSVTSLVTLGDCAKRYYWSHVDPLPRRRTGAMAAGTALHRRIELHNRGTIGFDEELIPDVVDTVPGEADRGITAFAAFTDSPFGSTSPIFTEVAIDLHLEAGGVRGRIDAVYQFEPDTWDVVDFKSGRPKTGENRFLQLAAYALAIRNGALGSMPDRLFVSFVYLGGGKLVHEQVEATQVWLDEKRDAINSLLTEATGDTFATSPSPACHYCDFSRFCDAGTQYIQEDGGSSS; translated from the coding sequence ATGACATTCGTACCGAGCGCCGAGCAGGCAGCAATCATCGACGCCCCACTTGCGCCGCTCCGTGTGTCCGCGGGTGCCGGCACCGGAAAAACGACGACGATCGTGGAGCGTCTCGTCCACGCAATCGACGACGGCCTCGCCCCAGAACGAACCCTCGGGCTGACGTTTTCAAACAAGGCCGCCGAAGAACTCGCCGAGCGGTTGCGCACGCGCCTTCCGGGTCTCGCCGCCGAAGGCAGAGAGGTCGAGGTGACCACCTACCACGGGTTTGCCTTCAGCATCCTGCGCGAGTTCGGCGCCTTGGTTGGAGTCGAACGCGACGCGCGAATCATCGGCGCCGGGTTCACGCTCACTCTTTACAACGAGGCTGTGAAAAGTGGCACCTACGCAGAACTAGATCTCACCGCGCCGCAACAGCGTGTTCGAGAAGCCGCAACGCTCGGCCGGCAACTCAGCGGGAATCTCGTCCACCCGTCCCGAGTTCCGTTCGTTGACGACGAGATCGGGCGTAAACGACGTGAGCTGGCCGGAGTCGTCGAAAGGTATCAAGACCTCAAATCAGCCGCCAACGTGCTCGACTACGGCGACCTTATTGGCAAGGCGCACGAGCTCGTCACCACATACCCCGAAGTTGCCCAGTCAATACGAACCCGGTACGACACTGCGTTACTCGACGAGTACCAGGACACCGACCCGGCACAACGGATGCTTCTCCAAGCCATTTTCGGGGAAGGCTTTCCGATCACCGCAGTCGGCGACATCGACCAGACAATTTATGAATGGCGCGGGGCCTCTCTCGAGAACTTCAACGGCTTCCCTATCCACTTTCGCCAGGCTTCGGGATCTCCTGCACTCACCCTGCCGCTAACACTGAACCGACGATCGGGCCAACTCATCCTCGATGTCGCAAACGCGATCCGGGGGAAGCTCCACGACGCAAACTTTGAGCCCCTCATCGCCACCGACAACGCGGCGCAGGCGATCGTCGAGACCCGCCGGTTTGTATCGCTAAACGCCGAGGCCACCTGGATCGCCGACGAGATCCATCGCCTCTCGCTCGAAGAGGGAATCGCGTGGCGAGAGATCGCAATCCTCGTCCGCAAAAACAAGTCGATCGGACTCATCCGCCAAGCCCTTGAAGACCATGGGATTCCGGTCGATGTAGCTTCGCTCGGCGGACTCCTCGACATCCCCATAATCAGCGATCTCTATGCGTGGCTGCGCTTCCTTGCGCATCCTGACGATTCGCCGGCAGTCGTCAGGGTCTTGTTGGGGTCGAGATTTCGCCTGGGTCTCGGCGATCTTGCGCCGCTGGTGCGATGGACTCGGCAAGAGCGCACCAAACCCACCCACCAGGATTCAACCAGCTCGCTGATCGAAGCCATCGAGGCTCTGCAAGACATCCCCGGTCTCGACGCCGAGGCTCGCACCCGCCTTGAAGAGTTCCGCACCATGTATCGCAAGGCGATCGTCAGCGCGCAACACGAATCGCTGGCAACTCTGTGTCGCAACATCCTTGACTTCACGTCGATATGGTCCGAAATCGACGCCCTCCCGCGGGCGGCCGCGCTGTCCGCCCGCCTCAACCTGTACCGCTTCCTGGACCTTGCGGGCGATTGGTCTCCGCTCACGGGCAGACCGTCGCTCGAGACCTTTGTCGCCTACCTTGAAATTCTTTCAGATGAAAGCGCCGCGGAGGAACTCGACACCGCGCGACCGTCACAGGAAGATGCAGTACGGCTACTCACCGTGCATCGGGCAAAGGGTCTTGAGTGGGACACCGTGTTTCTCCCATCACTCGACGAAGGAGTCTTCCCAACAAAATCGGTCAGGTACGACAATCCCCTCAAGAGTGCGCAGAGCCTGCCATTCGAACTTCGTCTTGACCCGGAGACATTCCCGGTCCTCACCGGTGTCGAAAAGGACGATATCGTCTTGCTTCGAGCGATCCATGCCGCCCAAGAATGGCGTACTGCATACGTAGCCGCTACCAGGGCGAAGCGCAGGCTGTACGCCACCGGTTCGCATTGGCACACGGGTGTGCGGTCCAAGAAACCGTCCGATCTATACGACACTATTGCCCAAGTAGCCGGCGTTTTTGCCCTTCCCGACACGGAGGCTGACGACCGACCCGACCGGCTCACGCTGTCCGACCATACACCAACGCCCGATCCGCACTTTCCGTCCGGGTGGAAACAGGCGCTGAAGGCCGCCGCCGATGGGCACTCGCAACGCCCTACCGACGCAGCACTCACCGAGGCCTACGATGCGGCCGTGAAACAGCTTGGACTACACCTCGATGGGCTCCCCGACCCACCCGACGATGAGACAGCGACAAGATCCGCGGAGTTGTCGGTCACGAGCCTTGTCACGCTTGGGGACTGCGCAAAGCGCTACTACTGGAGTCATGTCGATCCGTTGCCGCGGCGAAGGACCGGCGCGATGGCCGCTGGGACCGCACTCCACCGACGCATCGAACTGCACAATCGGGGAACCATCGGGTTCGATGAAGAGCTCATCCCCGACGTCGTCGACACCGTGCCGGGCGAAGCTGACCGTGGCATTACCGCCTTTGCTGCGTTCACCGATTCACCGTTCGGATCTACATCGCCGATCTTCACTGAGGTTGCGATTGACCTTCACCTCGAAGCGGGCGGAGTGCGAGGCCGGATCGACGCCGTGTATCAATTCGAGCCAGACACATGGGACGTGGTCGACTTCAAATCGGGCCGACCCAAAACCGGAGAAAACCGTTTCCTACAACTTGCGGCGTACGCACTAGCCATCCGAAACGGCGCTCTGGGGTCTATGCCCGACCGCCTGTTTGTCAGCTTTGTGTATCTCGGCGGTGGCAAACTGGTCCACGAGCAGGTCGAAGCGACACAAGTCTGGTTAGACGAAAAACGCGACGCCATAAACTCGTTGCTGACTGAGGCGACCGGTGATACGTTTGCCACTTCGCCATCGCCAGCCTGTCACTACTGCGACTTCTCACGATTCTGTGATGCGGGTACGCAGTACATCCAGGAGGATGGTGGTAGTAGTAGCTAA
- a CDS encoding Glu/Leu/Phe/Val dehydrogenase, giving the protein MFHEAVDQFNRVAELINLETNIRERLSVPQRALIVSFPFRRDEYGIVDTVLGYRVQHLLTMGPTKGGIRYSEDVNLGEVSALAMLMTWKCGIVGLPFGGAKGGVRVNPRELSRAENQRLTRRYTMEIIKFIGPNQDIPAPDMGTDEHTMGWIMDTYSTHVGHTEPAVVTGKPPALGGSVARREATGRGLVSLIPPTAHHVGIKVDGSRVVVHGFGNVGQYAALAVTELGAKVIAVADITGAIHNDSGLDIEALMAHVKETGGVVDFADSDKIEPATIFELECEFLIPAAIQGVITDENAPRVKAKVILEGANGPTTNAADAILREMGVFIVPDILANAGGVTVSYFEWVQDLQNYFWSESEIVARLREIMNRAFSEVLDISIREKVDMRTAALIKGIRKVTAAKLARGVYP; this is encoded by the coding sequence ATGTTTCACGAGGCCGTCGATCAGTTCAACAGGGTTGCCGAGCTGATCAATCTCGAAACTAATATTCGCGAGCGCCTGTCGGTGCCTCAGCGGGCCCTGATCGTGTCGTTCCCGTTTCGCCGGGATGAATATGGCATTGTCGACACCGTACTCGGCTACCGGGTACAGCATCTCCTAACCATGGGACCGACCAAGGGTGGTATCCGATATTCCGAAGATGTCAACCTCGGAGAGGTCTCTGCGCTGGCGATGCTGATGACTTGGAAGTGCGGGATCGTCGGGTTGCCTTTCGGTGGCGCCAAGGGCGGAGTCCGTGTGAACCCGAGGGAGCTCAGCCGTGCTGAGAATCAGCGGCTAACGCGTCGTTACACCATGGAGATCATCAAGTTCATCGGCCCTAATCAAGACATCCCAGCCCCCGACATGGGGACTGACGAACACACCATGGGCTGGATTATGGACACCTACTCGACACACGTGGGTCACACCGAACCAGCCGTTGTCACCGGGAAACCGCCCGCCCTTGGAGGGTCGGTAGCAAGGCGAGAAGCGACTGGGCGTGGCCTGGTCAGCCTGATACCCCCCACCGCACACCATGTGGGGATCAAGGTCGATGGTTCGCGTGTAGTTGTCCACGGATTCGGCAACGTCGGCCAGTATGCGGCCCTAGCCGTGACCGAACTCGGCGCCAAAGTGATCGCGGTCGCAGACATCACGGGTGCCATTCACAACGATTCTGGACTCGACATCGAGGCGTTGATGGCCCATGTCAAAGAGACCGGCGGGGTTGTGGACTTCGCGGACTCTGACAAGATCGAGCCAGCGACGATTTTTGAACTTGAATGCGAATTCCTGATTCCGGCTGCGATCCAAGGTGTCATTACCGACGAGAACGCTCCTCGTGTAAAAGCGAAAGTGATCCTTGAAGGCGCCAATGGCCCGACCACCAACGCTGCGGATGCAATCTTGCGCGAGATGGGTGTGTTCATAGTTCCCGACATCCTGGCCAATGCTGGCGGTGTGACAGTCTCGTATTTCGAATGGGTACAGGACTTGCAGAACTACTTCTGGTCGGAGTCCGAGATAGTCGCTCGTCTGCGCGAAATCATGAACCGCGCATTTAGTGAGGTGTTGGATATCTCGATTCGAGAAAAGGTTGACATGCGCACCGCGGCGTTGATAAAGGGCATTCGCAAGGTGACTGCCGCGAAACTCGCACGCGGCGTCTACCCATAG
- a CDS encoding histidinol-phosphatase, translating to MISARGATDSWLKGNTHTHTLWSDGNAAPEWVADWYLTHGYDFLVLSDHNILSRGEKWVPLGEGGMPVDRVEELVRQFGIERVDIRDGDNGREMRLQTLEELRTHFDLVFIEGEEITDRFDDVHIHVNAVNVEEAIPPQGGRSARETMNNNITAVLEQALRLDRPMLAHVNHPNWGWALSWEDVAHIADDRFFEVYNGHSAVRNEGDAGHPSSDEMWDLANTLRTSKLDLPLLFGLATDDSHEYFNWGTGETNPGRGWVMVRGSERDADAIVTALRQGDFYASSGVSLRDFRNDAGRYELVIATEPGLDYVTRFIGTRIADGTPNPTAEVLFETNANTASYTYEGDELFVRATVTSSRLHPNPYRKDDYQMAWLQPVRPPGPG from the coding sequence ATGATCTCCGCGCGGGGAGCAACAGATTCGTGGCTCAAAGGGAACACCCATACGCACACGTTGTGGAGTGACGGGAACGCTGCCCCGGAATGGGTAGCCGACTGGTACCTGACGCACGGATACGACTTCCTGGTCCTCAGCGATCACAACATACTGTCGCGCGGCGAAAAGTGGGTCCCACTCGGTGAGGGAGGTATGCCGGTTGACCGAGTGGAGGAGCTCGTCAGACAGTTCGGGATTGAGAGAGTTGACATTCGCGACGGCGACAACGGACGAGAAATGCGCCTGCAGACTCTCGAGGAGCTCCGCACGCACTTTGACCTGGTATTCATCGAGGGAGAGGAGATCACAGACAGGTTCGACGACGTCCATATCCACGTGAATGCGGTGAACGTGGAAGAGGCGATTCCACCGCAGGGTGGTCGGTCGGCCCGCGAAACGATGAACAACAACATCACGGCCGTGCTCGAACAGGCGTTGCGACTCGACCGCCCGATGCTCGCACACGTGAACCACCCGAACTGGGGCTGGGCACTGTCCTGGGAGGATGTCGCCCATATAGCTGACGATCGTTTCTTCGAGGTATACAACGGCCACTCCGCGGTGCGAAACGAGGGAGACGCAGGCCATCCCAGCTCCGACGAGATGTGGGACCTCGCGAACACACTCAGGACATCCAAGCTTGACCTTCCCCTGCTCTTCGGTTTAGCCACCGACGACTCCCACGAGTACTTCAACTGGGGCACCGGCGAAACGAACCCCGGTCGTGGCTGGGTGATGGTGCGGGGTAGCGAACGAGATGCAGATGCGATTGTCACCGCCCTGAGGCAAGGCGACTTCTACGCATCAAGCGGCGTGAGCCTTCGCGATTTTCGGAACGATGCCGGTCGTTACGAACTCGTGATCGCTACCGAACCCGGGCTCGACTACGTGACACGCTTCATCGGTACGAGAATTGCCGACGGCACACCGAATCCCACGGCGGAGGTACTGTTCGAGACGAACGCCAATACGGCCTCTTACACTTACGAGGGCGACGAGCTGTTCGTCCGCGCAACGGTGACGTCATCACGTCTCCACCCGAATCCGTACCGCAAGGACGACTACCAAATGGCCTGGTTGCAACCTGTACGTCCCCCCGGGCCTGGCTGA
- a CDS encoding ATP-dependent helicase — translation MDLAPQDWNDAIGDSSGTQIIVGGPGTGKTEFLVRRAVHLLESGDAAPDRVLILSFSRRGAADISQRIRARLDNSVGNLDISTYHSLAARIVERWPDAAGWPNPPVILTGPEQTAMVRDLLATEDPKDWPTLVRGLLRSPTFAREITDFALRATEQLLDADDIEHLAADRPDWRPLPAFLRRYQQRVIATGRIDYAMVISGAVAILNSGPQNDPLVDYVLVDEYQDTTRSQVGLLQALTAGTRNLTVVADPFQSIFSFRGATPQHVSSFEEDFPGPTVRHTLTTSFRVSANVLAAAQRVISPEDPGAPGSVIPAREGGRVECLIFGQKTQEAEWIGQEIHRLHLEQNVPLSRIGVFVRSKQRFLNELSRALQRRGLAHDVPDSRLTDQPAVRFVLDLITAISDTEETAENRQAIRRILLGPMVGATVGEVREIETSARATATPLAGVLAGRVPDGDALAELLSNASWASEMPAVDGLWHIWSRLPSIKQLVNDPGRAEERAAWASFSQVLSRWNERDPEATLREYQTLVDSEDFEAQPLLSYRAPMQDRVVISTLHQSKGLEFDVVFIADAVEGVFPDLRPGDSYLGVRHLLAHVPTDSANYRLFRLEEERRLAYTAMTRARNAVIWTATSTGGSLGAGMPSRFLPVVAGETPVIEANIFGPQDRMPITPTEAEAWLRRKTADPALAETERRAAMSLLAQGSRWGLRPVAEFAGMRTRGTDLGVVPLPLRLSPSQGESYATCPRRYVLERKLHIGPDSTTAATFGSLIHKIFEDVERSAWDNHARASSLDEALEHLDKLFDPNDFSGEPYAKSWHNRAVETLTRLYKYNMFDKKPVGLEQRLELDIDGVRWTGIADRIDRTPDGLRVVDYKTTKNLPTKAEAAISLQLGFYMLASRNNERLLAIDESVGGEFWYPSKELASSFAVRTFEPNQLDAVEEELRRITAGIAAHEFPPTPGPKCESCPVRLVCPEFPEGVESFA, via the coding sequence ATGGATCTAGCACCACAAGATTGGAACGACGCCATCGGCGACTCCAGTGGTACCCAGATCATTGTTGGTGGACCCGGCACCGGCAAGACAGAGTTCCTGGTTCGGCGCGCCGTTCATCTTCTCGAATCGGGGGACGCCGCACCCGACAGAGTTCTCATTTTGAGCTTTTCCCGACGTGGCGCAGCTGACATCTCCCAACGCATCCGCGCACGCCTTGACAACTCGGTCGGCAACCTAGACATCTCGACCTACCACTCTTTGGCTGCTCGCATCGTGGAACGGTGGCCAGATGCCGCGGGGTGGCCCAATCCTCCGGTGATCCTGACGGGTCCTGAGCAAACCGCAATGGTGCGCGACCTTCTCGCCACCGAAGACCCGAAGGATTGGCCCACCCTCGTTAGAGGCCTGCTGCGCTCCCCGACCTTTGCTCGTGAAATCACCGACTTTGCCCTGCGCGCAACGGAACAACTCCTCGACGCCGACGACATTGAACATCTGGCAGCAGACCGTCCCGATTGGCGACCCCTGCCCGCCTTCTTGCGGCGTTATCAACAGCGAGTAATCGCAACCGGCCGGATCGACTACGCAATGGTCATTTCCGGTGCAGTAGCGATCCTCAACAGCGGTCCTCAGAACGATCCGCTGGTAGATTATGTGCTCGTCGACGAGTATCAAGACACGACGAGATCTCAAGTCGGATTGCTGCAAGCGCTGACAGCCGGCACGCGTAATTTGACGGTTGTTGCCGATCCCTTCCAATCGATCTTCTCGTTCCGCGGTGCAACGCCACAACATGTGTCATCGTTTGAAGAGGACTTCCCCGGCCCAACGGTGCGACACACATTGACTACGTCGTTCCGCGTTTCCGCAAACGTTCTTGCCGCTGCGCAGAGGGTGATATCGCCGGAGGATCCAGGTGCGCCTGGGAGCGTCATCCCCGCACGAGAGGGTGGACGCGTTGAGTGCCTCATATTCGGCCAGAAGACTCAGGAGGCTGAGTGGATTGGCCAAGAAATCCACCGGCTCCATCTTGAGCAGAATGTCCCGCTGTCGCGAATCGGAGTGTTCGTCCGATCGAAACAAAGGTTCCTGAACGAGCTCTCACGCGCTCTTCAACGTCGTGGGCTCGCCCACGACGTCCCCGACAGTCGGCTTACCGATCAGCCCGCGGTGAGATTCGTACTCGACCTCATTACCGCGATCTCCGACACCGAGGAGACTGCGGAAAACCGTCAAGCGATTCGACGCATCTTGCTGGGCCCGATGGTCGGGGCAACCGTCGGCGAGGTTCGCGAGATCGAGACGAGCGCAAGAGCAACAGCAACACCCCTTGCAGGCGTCCTGGCCGGTCGTGTACCCGATGGCGACGCGCTTGCAGAGCTACTCTCCAACGCCTCCTGGGCATCCGAGATGCCGGCCGTAGACGGGCTCTGGCACATCTGGTCGAGGCTTCCATCAATCAAACAACTCGTAAACGACCCCGGGCGAGCGGAGGAGCGGGCGGCCTGGGCCTCCTTCTCACAGGTCCTCAGCCGATGGAATGAGCGCGATCCAGAGGCGACGCTGCGGGAGTACCAAACGCTCGTCGACAGCGAAGACTTCGAGGCGCAACCACTGCTCTCCTATCGAGCGCCCATGCAAGATCGCGTCGTTATCTCTACGTTGCACCAATCGAAGGGACTCGAATTCGACGTCGTATTTATCGCCGACGCGGTCGAAGGTGTGTTCCCCGACCTGCGACCCGGTGACTCGTACCTGGGTGTCCGGCATCTGCTTGCGCATGTGCCAACCGACAGCGCGAACTATCGCCTGTTCAGGCTTGAAGAAGAGCGTCGCCTTGCGTACACCGCGATGACAAGAGCACGTAATGCAGTCATCTGGACCGCTACATCAACAGGTGGCTCTCTCGGAGCCGGCATGCCGTCGAGATTCCTCCCGGTCGTCGCCGGTGAAACACCGGTCATCGAGGCCAACATATTCGGACCTCAAGACCGAATGCCGATAACCCCGACCGAAGCCGAGGCGTGGTTGAGACGCAAAACCGCCGATCCTGCGCTTGCAGAAACGGAACGCCGCGCCGCAATGTCGCTCTTGGCACAAGGCAGTCGCTGGGGTCTGCGACCCGTCGCTGAGTTTGCAGGCATGCGCACCCGGGGAACCGATCTCGGCGTCGTCCCGCTGCCGCTCAGACTCTCTCCCTCTCAAGGGGAGTCGTACGCGACCTGCCCGCGGCGCTACGTTCTCGAGCGAAAGTTGCACATCGGTCCCGACTCCACCACAGCAGCGACGTTCGGGAGCCTCATCCACAAGATCTTTGAGGATGTTGAACGGTCAGCCTGGGACAACCACGCACGAGCATCAAGCCTCGACGAGGCTCTTGAACACCTCGACAAGTTATTCGATCCGAACGACTTCTCCGGCGAACCGTATGCGAAAAGCTGGCACAACCGAGCGGTCGAAACGCTCACTCGCCTTTACAAGTACAACATGTTCGACAAGAAACCCGTCGGCCTCGAACAGCGTCTCGAACTCGACATCGATGGCGTGAGATGGACCGGCATCGCGGACCGCATTGATCGCACGCCTGACGGCCTCCGCGTCGTTGACTACAAAACGACGAAGAACCTCCCGACCAAGGCCGAGGCTGCAATCTCGCTTCAACTCGGTTTCTACATGCTTGCTTCACGCAACAACGAACGCCTCCTCGCGATCGACGAATCGGTAGGCGGCGAGTTTTGGTACCCATCCAAAGAGCTCGCAAGCTCGTTTGCGGTCAGAACATTCGAGCCCAACCAGCTCGACGCTGTCGAAGAAGAACTGCGCCGCATCACCGCGGGTATTGCAGCACACGAGTTTCCGCCAACACCCGGCCCGAAATGCGAAAGCTGTCCCGTACGCCTCGTGTGCCCAGAGTTTCCCGAGGGGGTCGAGTCGTTCGCATGA